AGTTTCATTATTAccaatttttacattaaaaatgtcaaaGGCTGGACATAACAATGTAGATATTATCTATGGTTTCTCAGACTTGTAATTACCTAAATAAGTTTTAtctattataatgaataaagtaACCCTGTCTTCCTATCTGTATGTGTTACTCTGTAACGGAtaactactgaaccgaattggataaaaattcatattaagTATTCGTAcctttttggtggtagggctttgtgcaagctcgtctgggtaggcaccacacACTcatccgccaaataacagtactcagtattgttgtgttccggattgaagggtgagtgagccagtgtatctacaggcacaagggacataacatcttagttctcaaggttggtggcacattaacgttgtaaggaatagttaatatttcttacaggttcattctctatgggtgatggtgaccacttaccatcaggtggcccatattctcgtccgtcaacatataccataaaaaaaaattaagcaagcTTTTTTTATGATCCATGGAAAACGTCCAACTGCGGGTGACAACTACTTAATAATTGAGTACGtggattaattatattttcgttttaaacaATGTATTACAATGAGCAATTTTCTCGCGACAACAGatgaattattatgtaatattaaactcGAAAACCAACTTGGAACACTTACTTAATGTCAGAAAGAAAGAACACGGTCTTAATGCCAGAACGTCATAAACGGCCCGAGACgctgccgccggaactcctTCTGCGCCTGGTCGGGGAACTGTTTCCCCacccaggcgagcatgtccctccaCAGATGGCCCCcagctccgtgaccgaagacgcagtggcttcaccattgatcacggagcgggaaatggagatggccctcggtcgcttgaaggccaagaagacggcgccgggtccggacggggttcctggGCGTGTTctatgcgacgccctggaatacctaggtgcaaggcttcgggagctgtttgacgagtgtctgtgcagtggacagtttccgaagccttggaaagaagggaagttggtcctgttgccgaaggaaggtcggccgttggattccccttcggcatacaggccaatcgtgctgctgaacgagactggaaaactcttcgagaagatcctcgcagcccgtctcgttcagcacctcgaggaggtcggtccgggtctctcgcaggctcagtacgggtttagggcaggccggtcgacggtcgacgccctggacgccctgaagactcggaccacggaagcggtggcccaggggcaagtcgtcttggcggtttcgctcgacgtggctaacgccttcaacagtctccccttTGAGACTATACGGGAGGCACTTCGATACCATGAGGTGCCGTCCTATCTCAGGAGGCtgttggaggcgtacctccaggacagggagatcctctgggcgggggtcgatgggaggctcatccggcatcgagtgagctgcggcgttccacaggggtcggttctcggtccaattctgtggaatgtcggtttcgactggctcctgcgggctcccgtccttcccgggatgggggtgttgtgttacgctgacgacaccctcgtcacggcgattgggcgggacttccgggaggcggctcgcctcgccgaagtcggaacggctctcaccgtgaaccgcatggaaatgctgggcttgagggtctccatatccaaaacggaggccctcctcttccacggtccacggaaaggacccccacgaggtgcgagtatcaccgtccacgggacggtgatcaaggtgcaggcccagatgaagtatctgggcctgatcctggacggtcgatggagcttcgggcagcattttatccaactcggcccgaggctcatcaacgccgccgccgctcttggtcgcctccttccgaatgtgggggggccggggtcattatgccggcgtctctattccggcgtagtgaggtcgatggcgctttacggtgccccgatctggatagatgccctcaccgctaaaaatcgggccctgctgcgcaagccgcagagggtcatagcggtgagaggcatcagagggtaccgtacggtgtcgtggactgcggcgacacttctcgcgggcgatccgccctgggagctccaggcggaggtgctcgcggaggtgtaccggttccgggtcgaggcgagggaccgcggcgaatgtccagggtcggcggagatagggcggatcagggctctagcccagcaagccctgatcgtccgatggcaggaagatctggggtcacccacggcaggcctagcgacagtggaggcgatccgtccccacttgagtcgctgggtcgagaggaagtacggcacactgtcgtacagaatgacgcaggtacttactggacacggatgcttcggtaagtacctgcacgggatagcgcggcgggaggagtcaccctgctgccacgagtgtggtgcgccagtggattcggcgtaccacaccctgtacgagtgtgctgcgtgggggccccagaggcacacccttgcggcgactatgggcggagacctttcgctgccgagcatcatcaacgccatgctcggtagcgagatgtgctggtcagagatgcgctccttctgcgaaagtgtcatgtcgcagaaggaagccgcggagcgggagcgggaagagagtgccgccgctgactcgctccgcagaagacgaccggggaggaggaaaaggcgctacgcgcaccttctcccaccgcctcaataggcgccgcagggactaggggggtcccagtaccccgggaatcacccctaggtgttagaggcccgcataggtgggccgaccgtcagggcgtcacggtagcatgcgtaagcgatcccgtggcgtccatcgaaagacggagagggtaccgctggttttttagtgggtaaacccggcgtacttgggcgcactcggcgtccagggctccggggagtcccacacacccccccactttccatcacgtgggggaagcgcgtaatgcgtttttccagcgagaaaaaaaaaaaaaaaaaaaagaacgtcATAAACggcattgaatataatattcctAATATACAGGATACACgaatcaaaatagcgtatcaccgttcgttttaaatatttaaacactcATCGTCGAATATAGGGAGTTTTTAATCGAATTGCATTACAgctgttaatgtaatatatcGTATCTTCCGAAgctatattcataaataatttcgaTTATTAGAAATTGTACTTTATAGACTaatcaataaagtttaaaatacaaCTGATAATGTTTTTCgaacaaattttcaaattattccatagtatatataaataattataaatgtacacGCAGTTAAGACACGTAATGCTCCATAGAATACGTAATCATAAAAACACTTGCGACATTGTatctaaatacataaatattgttgCGTCAAAGTAGGATAGGTCATTAAGAATTGCACGGAATCCTTTACCTAATGTACAAGCAGTACAGACCATTTGAACATTTTCCATTGACTAGTCATGATCGCTTATGAATATGCTAATATGGTAATTAGTTCTATGAACGCTATAaaacaatctgtaaatttccaaaATACATACATGTGTATAGCCGTTATTGTTCAGTGGTCAGTTGTGATTTGAAAATTGCGATTCAAACCAGTTTGAGTGATTTTTGAGGAAACACGATTGTATTTGACATCCCGCCAAATCTGTCCTTATTCACTTTTGCATTTGAGTAGGAAACTAAAGTGAAAAGCGAGAAGCGAAATATGTAGTGAAAAAAATCTCCTAGAGGACCTTTGTATATCCGTGGGATACTGACAGGCAGACATACCACTTTATTCTacctacctatataatatatagaagaaaatgtataaaacatcATTGTTAATATAGGGAAGATTCATCTCGTAACACTAACTCTGTTAAGAAcgttattcattcattcacgtCTCAATCGTATCAATGACGTATttcacaaaaatacatttttttaagaatattcgtAGTCATTTGTTTTGATCGCGAATATTAGAACACTCGATTTGATAATGTCGTACCAGTTGCGTTGGGTTTCCCCGACCTTGTTTTTGTTTAAGATTACGAATCTCGTAAACTCGGATTTGTGTACGAGCTTCAGATATTTACTCAATGTACACTACTATCATGCAATTGTAATTGAAATCATTTACGTTCGAGTTTCAGTAGTAATTCGAAAACACCATAGACTCGTGTAAGAATAGAGTGATGtatgacattatttataatagttgcactaatataaacaataaacaataatacgCAGTATTATTGAGTTTTAGATTATAGgctgagtaagccagtgtaataaaAGGGACATAAGTAGTTCCCGATATTCTTGGCGTATTGGTATGCAGGAAATATATGCCATTCCTCACGgtgctattgtctatgggcaatgtTGACTACTCGCCATAAACAATTCTATTATCatatatctacatattttattttaaaaaataacgagtatctatattataatctatataccaaagcaataatttattaaaatattatgtaattttaaaaatataattatgtcagattatatatagaaatttaaatagcCTCGCTTCGCGTGTAATTTAGATTTGTTCCGAAATAGTCTTCTCGAAGACGGCGGTTGTAAATTATTTGTGCTATAAAAGAAAGACACGACTTCAATAGCAATCTGGACTTCAGACGTCAAAAAAATGAGAATCATTTTAAGAGGAAACTAATAAACGTGGAGTCTTTGACACACTTTACTAGAATCGTgacgtaaaattaatatttttatagttgtagctgttttttaaattatttaataacatccgatacttagttttttttaaatttggaataatacTAGACTTGTTTATGACTGGTCGCAGTTTTTTATCGTTGGAATTATAAATAGATGTTGtgtagaatttaatataaaatcaatggaaatgtaaaatataatattaagattatttagtCATCTTAAGATTATTTACTCATCtttttattcgtatattttcGTTATACACTCGCTGAATAATTTGCGCATAAACATTATACTAgacaaattttataagtaaaaaaagctttttaaatttggaatccaaattaaattgaatatctaTTGTTATATGCGAATGTGATGTGTGCAGTTTAAATCATCAACCAAACCCAAAAGATAAAATCGAAAGCGTTAACGAAGAGTTCATTACAATATACACATAGAagatttatattctttattttgataGTTAGAAACAGCTATGATATTGagtgcacatatatatatatatgtaacatatattcAAGGCGCGTTTTGATTGAAACTAAACTACTGGAATCCTTGGCAGCAGATGTATTCATCTATTCGAGCACTGAGCACTGATTCCGCCTATATGAGAAATGTATGCGCTGTGCATATAtgcaattttaaatgaacaatttgtttttcaaatatatcatgTATGCTCGAAGGTCTTGGTGTCGGCAATGTCATCAGCTGCAAGGGTTACGTATGTTAATGATGGAATAATCTGGAAGAAATTCAACCACGACGCTAAGAAGTCGTCATCATAGACGACCTTTGTCATCGTTGccaggaaattaaaaataaataatgcaatgAATATATCTAAGAATACAgcttatattaatgtttatttatttttgatataaataaattaaagtgaatGCCACACTTTCGTTTTAAAGAGCTTTAAGGACTGTATTTGCTCTAGCGATAATATAACACCGCAGATCCTGAGGTTCTGTAATCGGCCAAGGAATTACCATCACGTCATTGTGACCATCaacaattttcttattttgGTCAAATATTCGACCGTTCCATTTTCCATGGTCACGAATATTAACGTCTAACTTCggacaaaataaaaatcttttgtcGCGGTCAGAACCcgaatagaatattaaaaaaaaaagaagtgttAAAATGAACGCTGCTATAATATAGTTGTCAATTTACACTTTGGAGGTTATGTTTGTTTCAGTTTTCAGAATAACCTTACCTTGAGCACGTTATATAAAAAGttcgattataataaatttcaacgaGATCTTCCTCAATAAgatgatgaaataatattatttggtattgcaatagataacaataataaatctgaatatatatttactaagtaaatgcttataaaatttacagttccaatttcaaaaatttttagtattatttaataattttatccgAAAAATAAATGGTAAAGGAACGCTTTGGATTTAATTGATTGgaccaatgaaataaaaaaaaagttttttttttagctttATTTGTGGCAAGATCTTTGGGCACAGACAGTTTTGGAAACAAAATATCGACGTTACTAGCTATCTTAAACCATAATATATACATTCGAAATTTGTCTGCGACCTCTAGTGTTGCTAACCttaaaatatgcaaataattttattctccATAAACGCAAAAAAGCTCGTTTTTCAAATACGAATTGAAATATGTTAACTATTTTTTGGGATTGTTTCAACACGTAACGATAGACAAACGATAGACAGAGTGATGACATGTTGCTAAAgcataataagttaaataaatagcaattaaaagtacatattaattatcaaCGTTGGATGCCCTCCATTCCTTATCGTTTTATTAGAACGTTGTATGCATACAATATAACCCATTGTTCAAGCATTGTTTACTGTTTTAGTCTTAAAGAAATATTCTGCGGTATCGTTCTCTTGACCCGTGGACGCATTTTGAGGGCAACATTTGAAATTGAGACCGGAATAGCAAATAGCACGTGAATACTATTACTCGGTAGCGCTGCAACGCTTTACGAAAGTCATGTTCCAATGTTTACAATCTACCGCATCTAAGTTACAACATACAAAGTGACAGGACAATGAAATAGATGCTGACGCAAGAAATACGTGTCCCGTTCCTTCGATCGAGTACACACGGGTGTGTCCGAACGCCCCCCTGACCACTTGTCAAATATCGTGTACTATTTATGTGGTTTCTCGAATATTCATAGTTATGCGAGCATGCCTTCTACTTTCAGTATATTTATGTAGACTCTTGTAGTCCTTTGTTTGTAAACATTTCTGTTATTACAACGACGCTTGAATTAAACGTAGAATGTGAACTAACTCGAACAGTTTTGGTTTACAACTATAAATCATCATtagtgtaaaattaattatacttcaaGGAAAGATTTGAGTAGATATTTTGCAACAAGCTTCTGTTGCGTACTTGAAACCGTTTATAGAACAGTATACTCAACTGAACGCGTTACGCGACCTCGCGTTACGTTTATGATGTTTATTGCTTTACTTATGAgtgttttcttttgttctaGGTTCGTCATTAACCTATTGGCGACGAATTTGGTGACAACCTCCCTCCTCGCGCCCGCACTGTTCGGCGAGCACACAGCGAACGAGGAGGCCGGCTGGGTGGAGGCCGGTGACGCCGCAGCCTCGGCGTGCAGTTTGGTCGCTTTGCTGGCGGTCACGCTTATTGCGCTGGACCAGCACCACGCTGTCACGGATCCTCTGCGTTGCCACACTCGACTGTTGCAGCGCCGGCCTGCTGCCCTGTGTGCAGTTACTTGGCTTGCAGCTGCCGTTGCAGCAGCTGTTCGCGCCGCCATCGCCGTGGTGCGGCACTATTATCCGCTCGAGCCCGCTATCCAGGGAGTCGAGCTCGCCTACTACGTCGTGTACTTATTTGCTGGCATTGTCGCGCCAGTGTCTGTAGTTTGCGTCATGTATGCGAGGATATATAGAGCAGCGCGATCATCTGGTCTACGAGCGCGTGCACATGGAGCCAGTGCTCTGCAACTACATGAACCTCATGTGAATTTGCCAGACTTGATTGAGGAGGGCGAAGGACTCACCTTAAAAATCGACGTGCCGGACAATGTCACGGAAACTGATCGCAAGTTTGGACCGTTTCTTCTACCTCCGGAACGTCCTGTTCGTTGCCCATCCGTTGCGAGTCTTCGGAATGCGCGAAAAGAGGCCAAATCAAGTGAGGATCTACGAAAAGGTTTACCTGCAGTAAGCTCCGCGCCGTTGTTGGCGGCGCCGCATCTTGCTGTACAATCTCGTACATCCGCGCCTTCGAATAACGGATCCAGAATTACGTCAATCCGTTGTCGAATTTCGAACGCCTCATTGTTTAGGTATAGGGAAGAATCTCGTGCAGCTCGAGTTGGACTTTTAACTGGTGCGTTAGTGATGTTACATGTGCCACATGCGGTAGCCGCTGTTGTGTCTGCTGCAGTGCCAGGATTAGCAGCTGGCGCACGGACTCCCGCGTTAGCGTTGCTGTTATTGGCTTCAGCGGTATCGCCATTTTTGTTCGCACTGCGTTCACGGCGCGTACAACGAGAAGCTCGACGTCTGCTACTACCGCAGAAGAGCGCGTGGGATCGACCGTCAGGTGCAGCTTCTGCTGCAGCTGCTGATGGCCAGCGCGCCCGCGCTGCGTTAGATTTATTACGGACTTTGACGCCAGGGGGCGACGGGGGTGAAAGTGGGGAAAACGGCGTTTCTGGTCCGGGAAACGGATCGGAAACGAGCGCGTGCCGCAGTTCCTTCAGCTCAGGCGGCAGCACACAGCTTTCCTCCGCGTCGGAGGAGTGACCCCCGGCGACTGGCGCCCCGCTGCCGCGAGCGCGCTTGTCCCTTCGGTCTCGACCCACCGCTCTACTCATCTGTGATACTAGACTAAGACGACCCGCGTTTGGCGCGACTGTTAGACTGATTTAgcttaagtaatttattattatgtccaAGTGTACCTTTCCGCTGAGCGGACAATTTTTATCTgataatgtatgaaataaattcatataaaatattttcgtgcTTTAATTTAATCCCACTGTAGATTAGTCATTGTACGGACAGTtgcaaaataaacaataacagtGAAGGTTGATGATAAAACATTGTTAGGAAATACTATTTCATGAATTCTTGACACAAGTTGTCCTAACGCAAgacatttgaaacaaaataaagacAGCTTGCTTTCCAAAAGTAACCTTTAGATAATTACAGCTTGCAACatgtgatatatataataaatctaacTGCTGTCATTGACGAGAATATCAAATGATAAAGAGACGTATCGAACTgataagaataattattaaaacaatgataaCAATGAACTAAACTTCATAGTTTAGAAATTTTCATTGAAACAAGTATTagttatgacaaaaatattttaactgttGATTCATACACAACATTCTTGCTTACACGTGTTAAACTACTTTTTAATTACAACGTCCTCTGCATGTCTTCGATAAACATTGCACACTTGAAAAGTCTTTAACCTTAAACAATgtgttaatttcataaaatatacataaaaaaatcagtacGTAACAGTGTAATTTCTATTTCTTTATGGAAAATTATTCATAGTTCATTTTCTCAAAGTCATGCAATTACATTTCTAATGCAACAACTCAACTTTACtcaactcaaattactttattcaatatagatacATCACTTATTGATGGTCACATGAAACAGTACcgattcggaaaagaaaactctgacctgagaagaaccggcgaaagaaactcagcgggtctatTTGGtctattttgttatttacacAATTGATTTTGAACACGTTAGCTGATCGAGCCCTGCTGGTTGCTTCATCTGCGCTGATGGAGGAGGATGCTGGAGAAAAAATTCGACGCTAACGGCGTGAACCTTCGCTTTTAAATCAGCAATGGTTGTTTTTacacaattacattttttaaacgttgctTGGTGAATATACCAACAGCGTAATATATACAGTCTATTCTCCTATATAATATCGTCTTCATGATCGAATATAATGGCTtactcgaaaaaaaaaaacaaacaaaatgatAAGAAGTAACATTAACAAACaactaatgaaataaaaatctgtaAATCTCCACTGGCTACTCTTTATTGgaaaactgatttttttatgctaGCTCATAACATAACACtgatacagattaaatattagATGCACCATAGACTTAAATAGAGACATAAATTATGGAATTTAAAGATTCAATAACTATTAAAGCATAAGTGTCTATGAAATGTGAATTAGATATGAgtagacatttttaaaacatctgAATAACAATTGTCTGTCTACATTGATACACTTGTctcattttgtttttgattttgaataaatgagAAAACTACTGATCTTATTGTTTTGCGTGAATCGCCATACAATGAGAATATTGTTAAAATCTGAACTCTTTAGAAAACTTAATAATTCCCGAAACTTAAGAAAGGGAATAttgtaactatttaaaaaagacgatatatgtaatatgttaccTTGTAACGTATTTCTGTCATTTGAATTAAAACTTGATCAAGGGTTACGGTTAAGAGTTACCAAATTATATATTCTtagttaatttacaaaaattttagGCAAATTATTTAGAAACGAAACAGCAGCTGGTCCTCGTTGTATGTACTTCAGCAATCGCTAATTACatgttaaaataaccgctttttactaaatgcatgcATTTTGCATTATCTTAGTATactcggtacatataccaaaatatttttttttttaaattttatccgtctgtctatctgtttaagctaatctctgaaacggctggatcgatttagACGGgccttttactggcagatagctgatgtaataataaAGGAtgcatactttttttatggtataggctggcggacgagcttatgggccaactgatgataagtggtcaccatcacccatagacaatgaagcttgtatataattatagttatgtCCTTAAAAcatctacatttttttaatttttaattaaatgtcataaCCGTCCATTATAAGTAAAAAacgagttaattttattttattctcgacattaataatacaataaagttaTACTTAATGTGTTTTATTACGTTTTGGTATGCTgtccaatttaaataaactaaactacattccttatatttataacacGTATGGTGTATGTGACACAGGTGTTCAAATTCCAAAATGGCGTATAATATTTGCCATTGAATTGTGACGTCATAGGACAATTATCCAACtccgaacaaaaaaaaaaaatgataatcaaTTCTTACATTTTAGGACTTCGAGTACTTAGATGTCATATTAATGAtagtaactttattataaacgaAAAGTAACGACACgaaccggcttcgcacggatgcaatgctgatactaaatatactctagaatttgtttatttacgacatcgcattgcaaatttctaaaattatcagtgtttctttattatattgcccatgtattgtatactaaaacctacctctcgaatcactctatctattaaatcaatcaaaattctTTGCGTAATTGTGAAGATCTAAATATACATTGAGACAAAATTAAAGCTTActtagacagcggtaagcgacttggttttatagtacatatgtaatgatgatga
The Vanessa cardui chromosome 10, ilVanCard2.1, whole genome shotgun sequence genome window above contains:
- the LOC124533053 gene encoding D(4) dopamine receptor yields the protein MEQSAFLSPGRALKSEGMEAKDRLVEEIVLLALFLVSTAGNSLALLVFCRRPGLRTISNRFVINLLATNLVTTSLLAPALFGEHTANEEAGWVEAGDAAASACSLVALLAVTLIALDQHHAVTDPLRCHTRLLQRRPAALCAVTWLAAAVAAAVRAAIAVVRHYYPLEPAIQGVELAYYVVYLFAGIVAPVSVVCVMYARIYRAARSSGLRARAHGASALQLHEPHVNLPDLIEEGEGLTLKIDVPDNVTETDRKFGPFLLPPERPVRCPSVASLRNARKEAKSSEDLRKGLPAVSSAPLLAAPHLAVQSRTSAPSNNGSRITSIRCRISNASLFRYREESRAARVGLLTGALVMLHVPHAVAAVVSAAVPGLAAGARTPALALLLLASAVSPFLFALRSRRVQREARRLLLPQKSAWDRPSGAASAAAADGQRARAALDLLRTLTPGGDGGESGENGVSGPGNGSETSACRSSFSSGGSTQLSSASEE